The Brassica napus cultivar Da-Ae chromosome C1, Da-Ae, whole genome shotgun sequence DNA segment TATGTGTGTgagagtatcctatgaacatagGCTCTTGGGATCAAGCTTAGTCATTTGCTCACCTGGTAGAAacacatagcatacacacccaaacaTACGCAAGTGATCAATAAGAGGCTTAGTTTTGTTCAATACCTGAAATGGAGAGGCATCTTTGAGGACTTTGGTTAGGattctattgatgagatagcatgcAGAAACCACAACATCTCCCCAAAATCTTTTTGGAACATTGGTGTGAAACATCATGCTTCTTGCAACCTCCATAAGATGGCGATTTTTCCTCTCAACCActtcattttgttgtggtgtgtatgaACAACTTGTCTGGCGAATAATTCCATGTTTTGCTAAATGTTGTTTGAaggcattgctagtgtattctccccCATTATCAGACCTAAAAAATTTGATCTTGGAATtgaaatggttagttacatagttTTGGAAGTTAATAAAAGCTTCTAAAACTCTATCTTTACTTTGAATCAATGTGAGccaagtatattttgatttctcatctatgaatgtcacaaaatatttatggttttctctagaaacacaaggtgcagtccaaacatcagagtgaactagatcaaaacaattctcataaatagtCATAGATGAAGGAAAAACAGATTTATGATGTTTACCAagaatacaagcttcacaagtTTCATTTTAAGAGATAGATTAGGTAACATCAGTTGCAAAGCATGAAAATGAGGGtggcctaatctagcatgccataacaCATCATTAGCTAAAACAGAAGCATAATTAAATGCATAAGTAGAATCTGATCTAAGCTTGGTATCTTCAAGGAAATACAACTctcccttgctcacacctttgCCTAGCATCTTACTtgtttcaatatcctgaaagcacacatcattaggactaaaaataatattgcAGTTTAAATCACTAGTGACTCTTTTCACAGATAAAAGATTAGAAGTAAAGataggcatataaaaagcttgagATTCTTTATCAAACGGATTCAATTTCCTACTCCTTTAATTGAAATTGTATCCCCATTTGCAGTCACAACACTTCCTAGAGCTGGTTTAATATCACTAATAAGTCTAGCATccctaatcatgtgatgagaagctcctgAATCAATGATTATTGGTCTAGCAGTGTGTGAGTCATTGTGAATAGAATTTAAAGCATTAATACTTTGGTTACCAGAATTTGAATTGAGAGCCTTGATCAAGGCCTCAATGTCTGACTTCCTAATGAATGCATCCTCATGAGATGGCTGAGGCATGACATGAGAGGTGGAGGCACCAGTGTGGGTTGTAGAGACCAAGGCTCTCCCATCATCTCTCATGTGCATGTAGCTTGGTGTTGGATGCTCCTGAGCTCTTGCTTCATGGGCTCTGGCCTGGCTGTACTTGTTGGCTGAGGCTGGCATGAGATGAGGATGGAGGATCCAGCAATTGGTTTTGGAGTGTCCTTGCTTCTTGCAATGTTCACAAGTCACTTTTttgtctcctcctcctcttggCTTGAAGTAAGCTTTGTTAGCTGATGCACTTTCCATCTTCTCAGCCTTGTGTGCCATAGAAAGACCTCTTTTTCCACCTCCAAAAAGACCATCTGAGCCTATCTCCTTTTGAAGTTGAGCACACACTTCATCATAGCATGGAAGCTCCTTGTCTCTCAATATATGTTTCACCACATCATTGAAGTTTGGGCTGAGTGTGAGAAGCAGTCCAAAGGTCTTGTCTTGCTCACGCCTGGCTTCAAGTGTGTCAGGGTCATTGGTGCTTGGCCttagcatctccaactcaggcCACCGCTGACTATACTTCCCAAGGTGCTTGGTGAAGTCTCATTCTTCTTGCCGCAAGTTGTTGATGTCTCTCTTCACTTCAAAGATTCTGGTGAGatttgaagtgttgccatacaccttgTGCAAAGTATCCCACAACTGTTTTGTGGTGGTACAGTGTGAGTAAGAATCCATAAGAGGACCATCATGAGATCTTCATGAACCCATTTGCCTTCATCTGCCACTACAACCTCCTTGTcatcttctccttgggtgatttTCTTTGGAACTGAACCTGAAGTGACATGCTCCCAAAGACCTCTACTTCCAAGGGCCATCCTGGCCATCCTAGACCAGGTAATGTAGTTTCCTGGTCCCTTGAGTGTACATGGAATGTGAACTGGTTTGTACTGCTCCATCTTTCTCAAGTAGAATTAAGACAGAACAGAGTGAGCACAACCAAGaattttcttaaagaaaaacactcaagaacactcaagaactcAGACTTATTATCTACTGGATAAAAGAAATCTGTAGAGAAATTTGTGAAATAAAATAGAGAATCAAGAGAAAGGAAGTAACAGAGTGAGTTTTGCGGAAGTGTTTGAGGTAATCAGGAGCTTATAGCTCTGATATCATGAAAGTaaatgaagagagagagagagagagagagagagagagagagagagagagagagagagagagagagtaaagaaggatttattttcttgattcaTTTACTTCACAATGTTACAATACTTAAAGACCCTGAGATGGAAtacaaacaaagaaagaaataataaagaatgGTGATGCAAGATGAGCTGAAAGGGACAGCACCTCAAGAGCTCTTTCTTCATCTCTCCTCTAAATAGATCATGTGACTTTAACTAATTTAGAACTTCAACTTGTCTCTGATCTTGCCAATGGTCTGGTTGACCTTTGAACACATCTTGGACGAGTTTGAACTTGTAAGACTGCTTCTCAAGCCTGGTTCTATATTTATGTCAACAGAGGGTTCCgggcaaaaaaataaaaccaatttCTGGTGAAACAATGttctttgaataaaaaaaatagggttATGGTCGTTTGGAATTTTGATTGGTTTGTTAGTTGAAGAGAGCTCCATGTTTGTAATAAGGAGGAGACTTTTGTTTGGGGCATTGATGGAAGACGTTTTGCAATGCAACAAAGACGAGAATAATTTTGAACTCTGAtacatatacattatttttatatgtctTGAGATATAGAATCATTGAGTTGCGGAAGAAGACTACAAGTAAAACCTATATCACAATCAATGTGTTCAACACACAAAAGGTCTGTCTTTTTTTAAAAGTGGTACTTATTATCACCGAGAAGAAACCAAGGTGCTTATTTTGAAGCTAACCGAGAGCACTAGGACCCAGAAGCATATGAAGATTAGCATCACTcttgttaaattattttctgattttCCTGGCACATTCTCTTGGACCATACCGAAACAAAGGTCCCCGTTTTTGCTGTATGACCAACCCATGTTGCTGTCTGATACTGTGATCATACTTACGTGAACCGAACCTGATGACTGTCCTGCTTGTAGCCGGACAACTCCATCCTTGGTGAGGATCTCTGAAACAAATTCAGTTGGAGTGGGAATAGCACCAAACATGTGGCTCGCCTTCTTGAGCACCGAGTTCTTGTAATCTGCGTTAAAAGGAAATGAACCATCAGCTAAACATAACACGTGGGGCCTATTAGCATATGGAGGGCGAGTTCAGATAGTGGTAAGTGTGTGTTTACCTGGCTCAAACTCTGTTGTGTCCGCATTGACTTGTTTCGAACAACATGCTTCATCATTCTCCTTTTCTTCCACCACGTGTTTGCCTCCTGAGGCTTCCTCTTTCTCCAGTTCCTTGGTCTCAGCCTGTCAGGTTTTTAATGGTGAGTTAAAGGAAAACTAAAAAAAGGTCAAAGACAATGGCTTATATACCATTTGAAAGAGCTCTTCTTGATCGGGAATCACATCTCCAGTTCCCATCAGTTGAGAAGGATCAAAAGTCAAGTTTTGGtcatcctcatcaaagaagGTGAGATAATCTTCAAAGTTGAAACCATCTTGCTCAGTACTGTTGAGATCATTCGTCTCTAGGTACAGACCATCGTTCGGGTCCAGAAACTCCTCACCGGTAAAGTAGTTACCCTCAACAGGAAAATCATTGTAGAGTGATGCATCGGTTTCGAAGATGTTGTCACAAGATTGCAAGTTCGCCGTGATCTCGTCCTTGACGCCACATCCATTTTCTTCATCTGGAAACAATGCATCACGGATGATAAGCTGTTGTTCTTCCTCTGAAAGGTCCACTGGTCCTTCAAAGTTGTCATGCACATAGTTTCCTGGTTGGATATAGTTTGTTGTGTCTGAGTGATTTGTTTCAACATTATTGCTGGATTCCCCTTGATCAAATCCCAAATGTATAGGAATGGCATCATAGACGTCAAGCTtctacaataattaaaaaaaaaatagttcagAAATGGAAGAACAACAGCCAAGGGAATCTATTAGTATCATTGAATGATAAAGAGAGAACAAGCTTCTTATATTTCTCAAGACTGAATCCTCAATGAATACAAAGAACCAATAGCTAACCACAGTAGATCATTAAATGTTAAAATACCAAACTCTAAATCAACTATTTCCAACAAGTTCTACCTCCATTCTATTTGTACTGTAAACAATTCATTCATCTGGTTTCACCTTTTTGTCGGGAATTCAAACAATGTAAATAGTGAACCCGAGCGGCAGAATGCCTACTAAACACTCCTTTACGACTAGACCAACAGCTCACAGCTCGTTGGTAccattcatttatatatatcaaatatttcaaTATTCTAGTGCCTAACAGAATCAATAACCATAACATTGCAACAGGACCTACACTACCAGAACACAAACCTGATCAATGTCATGGATGTCGACATAAACCTGATCTTCAAGACTTCCAGGATCTTGATTTGGCTCAAAAGTCATACCATCCTCCTCCTCCCACTCTTCCTCAACAAACGGAGCACCATACTGCTCTCCATTTTTAGGACCAGACCCACTCTTCTGGAATATCTTACAAAGCACATACGCATCCTAATCCACAACACATCACAAAGTCAACAAACCATAACACAaactcccaaaaaaaaaaaaaaaaaaaactcacaaacTTACTTTCTGAACACCAGCTTTAACAATCTCATCATCAACCAAACGATACTCATGCATAACCCAATTACTCCTCTCACCACGAGGAGCACGACCTTTATGATAAACAAGagtcttcttcatcccaacgaCTCTCGACCCATTACGAATCTCCCGATCCTTCCCCGTCGTCTTCCAGTACCCCATCTCCGTCGCACGGTTCGTCTTGGACCCGTTCGAGTATTTGTTATCGAGCACACTGAAGAAGTACCACTCCAAGTCTCTGCTCTTCAGCTTCGACTGACTTGGGAGATCCCACGGCTCGGATTTGTACACGTGGGTGACGGAGATCGCGTCGAACTTAAAGGGTTTGTTGCAGATCTTGCGTTTTAGGTAGTAACGGACGAGTTCTTCGTCCGTTGGGTGGAATCGGAAACCAGGAGCGAGCGACGACGTCTCTGAGGAGCCACCACGACGACCCATTCGAACAGATACAAGGTTTGGACGAGTTTTGGAAATCGTGtcggagaagaaagagagaggatgCGACTGGAACTGGAGAGAATGAGATAAAAAAAAGCGAAGCGGAGAAAGACTTGAGATGACGACCAAACACAACTACTTCGCGAGGTTTTAAAATCTTCCAGGAATGTGTGCCAATAGAGACTATAAAAACGACGAGCTGTGATGTGTTTTAAGTGACAGTCTCTAAGCGCACCGACACGTAGGAAGTCTAGAACCAGTCAGAGATAGTAGAGGAAGCTGGTAGGTGCATAGGTCCGTAAAACtagcaaaaataataatttctttgTAGAATTAGCAAATTAAATCCGAAGACactaaaaatagtatatataagtataaacCTAAACTAAGTTTtgacaaattataaaaaatattatagcatAATTATCTACGtttgaaaaaatttaaacccAAAAACTTAAATTACATAAAGATAATAAATCTACATATTTATTTGAAAATGGAATCCGGGACTTTATTTCGTATTAAATCCTTTAcagtaaaaaataattatttgacaagaaaaaagttttaaaaataactgCAAGTTACGTGTAACAAAAGTTTTCTAACGACGCTGACGCAACGGCGTTCGTAGCTTCCTCCTATAACCCGAATTGTCAATGACGATAATATCCTCGGTTCTGACGAGCACTCACGACTTTTTACTTGAAAAGCACTTTACTCACTTCTCATAAAGACGGGAGATAGATTCTTGTCTGTAGACTATTTTACCCTCAGACTTGACCATTAATAACGGTCAGGCCCAGGCTAGCTTACACACCAAGAATTCTTGAAGCAAACAAAGACTGTTCTTGTCTGAAAAGATTAGATACATGACAATGGACCAAACCTGAAAATGTTAATGCATAAACATCCCATAACAAACAGAGTTTATCCTAATTTTACAACAGTTTCTCAGTCTGTCTGAAGAAGCTACATAGATAGCTCATAATATTAGGGAGATTACAGCTAATAAGAAGCCTGGAGAGATGAGGTTTTAGAGCATTTAGTGTCCATTGGCGCTGGTCTTCTTCAGCTCATCGTTCTCCTGACGCAGAGCATCGATCCTAGACTGGAGAATACTGATCATAGCCTCTGCACTCATCATCTCAAGCTTGAAAGTTTCTCTCTCAACAGACATCTGGTGAACCTCCTTCTTGAGATCATTAAGCTTCTCTTCAGGAGTAGGAGGAGAAGCTTCCTTGTGAGTAGGTTGCGAGTTTTCTTTCTTGTCGGAGATACCCATGAGTGAGAACTCAAGCAATGCAGAGATGGCTGTGTTGGTGGCAGCTGCAGCGGTCGAATTAGAGACTAAGGTTGGTGTATTGTCGACCGTTATTGTGGACGAAGAGTGGTCCTGTGTGGTCCTGGTTGATTCGTTTTGGCGTCTGCGTTTGTATTGGAGGAGAGGCAATGGAGCTTCTTTGTTGAGAACACatacaggaggaggaggaggacgcTCATCTTCTTCTGTTTGCTCACGTTTAAGTGCCTCCTCAACTTCATCATTACGGTTATTGTTATTATTCTCATGATGGTTAACTTCGATATCCATTTGGGTAGTCTCTCTTGGTGGCTCGTTGATGTTAATGAGGTCCTTGCTTTCTGGCTGTAAAGTGTAAACCAAGAGATTGATTCATCAAATCATATCAACACTTGCACTTAGTAACATTGAAATAGTAGTGATTAATCAATAAACTAGTCCAGTTCAAAAAAACTGCGTCAGTCCACTGAAACCACTTAAGAGATTGGTTTCAACACAGAGCTTTTtgcatataacaaaaaaaataaaatgaaactaaAGGTTATGAAGGAAGTACAAACCTGGTTCATCTGGTTGTTTCCATTGGCTAATGGTAATGGCTCTGTCCTGACCCTAACATCTACTCCTGGAATCAGAGCTACTCTATCATCAGACCATTCCTCTTCCATGAAAGGTGCGTACCGGTTCCCACTTGGTGGCCCAATGTTATTCTTGTGAAAGATTCTACACAACACATATGCATCTTGCTGCATCCAAACAAAGAATCGAGTTAATATAAGAAGTTAACTTAGATTCTTTGGACAGTATCAGGTAAAAGCTATATACCACCAAGTTTCCATTGCTTTCAGTTTCATAGTCCACGAGGCGATACTCGTGCATGACCCAATTGGTGCGGAGCCCGTCCGGGGCACGCCCGCTGTGGAAAACGAGTGTTTTTTTCATACCGAGGATCTGAACGTCACGGCGGATCTCTCTATCTTTGCCAGTCGCTTTCCAGTAGCCTTTGTTAGTCGCTCGGTTCATCCTAGCGCCGTTGCCGTACTTCTTGTCTAACGCGCTGTAGAAGTACCATTCCTGGTCCCTTGTCTTCAGCCTCGAAAACACtagaaacacacacacacaacacagcagaataaaaaaaaaaaaaatcaaacttgaGATATTCAGACAAGTaaaaaacaaactctatgtcctGAAACACAAGCAAACTAATTGGGAAACACACAAGTTAACAAGGAATCTGAAAATACACcaaactaaactctaaacttcaGATAACTAAACACAGATGAACAAACTTCATCCCCTGAAACACAAGCAAAGATGCCCAAAATACTAGATTTTACACAATTAAataattcgatttttttttttatcaaaaataattcGATTTATGTCGCAGTTTTACAGCCTAAACATAGCAAAAATTAAATCTTCAATAAACTTTACCCAGAAAATGAATGAAACCCATAAAGCTAAACTCTTTACCCAGAATTGAGTCAAGAGACCAAACCACCAAGGAAGCCTAAATCAGAATCAAGAAACTCACAGAGAAACCCAATTCAAACAGATTCTCAGAAAATAAAGAGACAACGAGAGAAACTCAGAGAACCTGCTAAGTCCCAAGGCTCGTGCTTGTAGATATCAACCTCCCCAATCGCATCGAAGCGCACAGGCTTCCCCAGAACCTTTCTCTTCAAGTAATAGCTCACGAGCTCCTCGTCAGTCGGGTGAAATCGAAACCCAGGAGCAAGAGAAGTCGCCGACACAGCAGTACCCGGTGGTGGAGTCGCAGACGGCGGCGAGGACTCAACAACAGCCATGGATTCGCGACCCATTAAAAGAGAAGACAGTACTCTGTTTCTCTCTTTTCCCCAAACACACAAGGAAAGTTGGGAAAGTGGGTTATCGATTAgacggagaagagagagagattgccCCCAAAGATTAAAAGGTACCTTCAATTgcaagaaatttattttttctttttctgcgTTTCCAAGAAACAAAGTTATTTCATTTTccccatttcttttttttctttcgtttcAGTAATAAACCCTAGCTTACTGAGTAGGTTTTTGTCGTATTAtgtagtaaaataattaaaacgcTGTCGTAGTGGTCTCaaaagtaaatttaattttttaactttgGAAGGTAAAAAAACCAAAAGAACAAACCTACCCTACACATACAAACAAGGTACGATCATTCTACTGGGACACACAAACTCATAAATGATGGAGACATTAAATTAT contains these protein-coding regions:
- the LOC106381195 gene encoding NAC domain-containing protein 53-like, giving the protein MGRRGGSSETSSLAPGFRFHPTDEELVRYYLKRKICNKPFKFDAISVTHVYKSEPWDLPSQSKLKSRDLEWYFFSVLDNKYSNGSKTNRATEMGYWKTTGKDREIRNGSRVVGMKKTLVYHKGRAPRGERSNWVMHEYRLVDDEIVKAGVQKDAYVLCKIFQKSGSGPKNGEQYGAPFVEEEWEEEDGMTFEPNQDPGSLEDQVYVDIHDIDQKLDVYDAIPIHLGFDQGESSNNVETNHSDTTNYIQPGNYVHDNFEGPVDLSEEEQQLIIRDALFPDEENGCGVKDEITANLQSCDNIFETDASLYNDFPVEGNYFTGEEFLDPNDGLYLETNDLNSTEQDGFNFEDYLTFFDEDDQNLTFDPSQLMGTGDVIPDQEELFQMAETKELEKEEASGGKHVVEEKENDEACCSKQVNADTTEFEPDYKNSVLKKASHMFGAIPTPTEFVSEILTKDGVVRLQAGQSSGSVHVSMITVSDSNMGWSYSKNGDLCFGMVQENVPGKSENNLTRVMLIFICFWVLVLSVSFKISTLVSSR
- the LOC106381197 gene encoding NAC domain containing protein 52-like encodes the protein MGRESMAVVESSPPSATPPPGTAVSATSLAPGFRFHPTDEELVSYYLKRKVLGKPVRFDAIGEVDIYKHEPWDLAVFSRLKTRDQEWYFYSALDKKYGNGARMNRATNKGYWKATGKDREIRRDVQILGMKKTLVFHSGRAPDGLRTNWVMHEYRLVDYETESNGNLVQDAYVLCRIFHKNNIGPPSGNRYAPFMEEEWSDDRVALIPGVDVRVRTEPLPLANGNNQMNQPESKDLININEPPRETTQMDIEVNHHENNNNNRNDEVEEALKREQTEEDERPPPPPVCVLNKEAPLPLLQYKRRRQNESTRTTQDHSSSTITVDNTPTLVSNSTAAAATNTAISALLEFSLMGISDKKENSQPTHKEASPPTPEEKLNDLKKEVHQMSVERETFKLEMMSAEAMISILQSRIDALRQENDELKKTSANGH